In Quercus robur chromosome 11, dhQueRobu3.1, whole genome shotgun sequence, the sequence TGATGTCAGCTTGGAAGGTAATATTTTACTCTGCAGACAGGTCGATCAGCCAGGTATGATTGGAACAGTTGGGAGCATTTTGGGTGAGGAGAATGTGAATGTCAGCTTTATGAGCGTGGGAAGGATTGCCCCTAGAAAGCATGCTGTAATGGCAATTGGTGTTGATGACCAACCAAGCAAGCAAGCTTTGAAGAAGATTGGTGAAGTTTCAGCCATTGAAGAGTTTGTTTTTCTCAAGTTGTAGTGTGGATCACAATTACtacatctttctttttcctttttggatgCGTGGTATTAGTCATAACCACATCCTAGTTCGATTTTGATAGTTTCTTTGAGTGTTGTAGCTTGATGGAAAGGAAGAACAATAAATTAGCTTTGCGATGAAAGGTTTGTACTGCATTGAGTTGCCAAGTTGCCAAATTCAATTTTCTGTTTTAATCTGCCTAGTTGTAAACGTATTGCTTAATGGATGCATGTTTGGTTCTGTCTTGGTGTAGTGTTGCAGTCGTTTTCCAggaaaattttacttttgttttcgCATGGAGAGATTTTAAGTATTCAACCATGATGGCTGATTGATGAGTGTTTTCTTGGAATTTCCCTACTGATAATACTGATTTCTTTAGGAGTTGTAAAGAATGCAAGGAGGGCTCCCTGAAATGCAAGCTGTCTTaactatatttaattttctttactgCTTCAAAACTACATCTTAAAAGTAAGTCGAGTTAAACTTCTTGCAAATACATCACTATAGTATATTCAGAGATGTGTACTTTGcaattgtttattgttataaaGGAGTGGAAACTACCACCGAGCCTTGTAGTCTGGTGGTATCCGGTACCATGTGTATCTTTGAGCTCGGGTTCTATCCCTCATAATTacctagccaaaaaaaaaaaaaaaaaaaagagtggaaaCTGAAACATTGATATTACCCCAATCATTCTAACCTTGAAAGTAAGACTTGTTGGATATAAAGCATATTATTTACATTTCTCACAGAATTCATCATATTGTAAATCTGATTGACATGACGTCAAAATGATCTCAACCTATCTTTTCCACTGGTCTTCCTTTGACTTTCTATATCTCAAAAAACCATGTCCACATTCCGAACAAGAAGGTTGTCACAATCTTCACTACACTCGTGCGAATTGGCACAATTTTTTACTGCCTTGTTTGAAGCCAGGGAAAAAACCAAGCAAAAGTTCTCTATAATTTATGAACCTGAGCTACAGTTGTAGGTAGGGAGATGGGGAGGTTATGTATCGCTAGATAGGCGGCAATACCAGCAGCATAACCAGCAAAAGCAAAACCACTCACCTGCACAAAGAAGAATGACCTCttttactaaaaagaaaaagaaaagtttagtCAATAAAATGTCATTACACAGCAGTCCATACCTTCCGTAAGTACCAAAAGAAGTCCACCTTTTCCATTCCCATGAATGCTACTCCAGCTGCTGAGCCAATAACTAACATGGATCCACCGGTGCCAGCACAATATGCAATCAACTGCCAAAACTCAGAATCCTGGGGGAAGGAGGTGAGGTCATACATCCCCATCGTTGCTGCAACCAGTGGAACATTATCTATAATTGCTGATACGACTCCTATTGCACCGGCAATCACTTCACTACTAGGAATGTGAGCGTCAAGGTAATTCGCCAATTCCCGAAGAATCCCCGCAGCCTCAAGGCtgggggaagaaaaaaaaagtttgttataATGCAAAAATAATAACTTAGCACGTGTATATGTATCCAAGTATGTTTTTTAGGAAATCAGATTAATATATCATAAACATCTTGATGATAATTCTTCCAGAGACACATAAATACAGCTACtatatctaaaaatatattatgtagCATAAGAGTACATGAAACACAGAAGTTCAAAATGTGTTCCGTATTCACCTGCTAACGGACAAAAGTATTCCAAGGAAGAAAAGAACTCCTTGAGTGTCAATCCGTGATAAAGCTTGTGGTACTTTTAACTTCTGCCTTTCAGATTCACCATAGTGGATAGCATCAGTTAGAATCCAAAGAACTCCAAGTCCAAGCAGGATACCCATAAAAGGAGGCAAACCGGTTAGGGCCTTGAACACTGGAACAAAAATCAAAGCTCCAATACCTACAAAAAAAACAAGCTGTCCTCGGGGAGCCATCTGTTCAGATGCCATAACACTGGAAGAATCCTGTCCCTTTCCATTAACTTCACTGGACGGAAGAAGAGAAactcatatcacatcatccataATCCAAAAACTTAAACCTAACCTTTCTAAACTAAAATTCACTGGCTTCGCTTTGACATTACAAGAAGCAAGACTGTTTAAACCTAGATCCTAAGATCACTGAATGGTCTACAAGATCGGATCGTAAAATTGGATTGGGGAATTGTAAAATTTGACACACTATGTTtaataactataaaaaattatcatctcATATTAACAAATTTTAGAGTAGAATAGTTTGGAATGTAGCTCAAAAGGTAAAACTTTTTGTTTACAAGTTATAGATAATTTGTTAAGGTTCAAATCCTTGCATCCTTGCAATTAAAATTCGATACAAAGTATATAGAGTAATATGTAAGCATATTCTTATTAACAATATCAATATTTTAGATAAGCACATAAATCACAGCTCACAAGATGATAGAAGTTTTctattaaattgaaaaatacataagatcttaattaaaaaatagattttttacaatttaaatcTAAGATTCTACCATGGTTTGGGACTAAGGCATGGTTATTATTCCACCAGATTCTACAAACATGGTGTTTTTTAAAGTGTTTTGGATTGTCTGATGGAGTTGGGATTATAAAATCATATGGTTTTACAATTTAAATCTAGATTTTAACAACCATAGCAAGAAGAGTACCTAGTCAGGGACATAAGAGCCAGTGGGACAGCTAGAGAAACAGCTGAAGGTACAAATAAGCCCTGTAACAAAAGAAAATGCTATAATGGGAactctttatttaatttcagCACTGTGCTTCTGTAATTAAACATTCCCAGTCACTGCATTTGAACAAGTATATCTCAAGTGATTTAAGGACTTGGCATTGAAAGAGCCCCAGCTGGGGAGTGCTAAACTTTAACCAAATGCTTTATAAGCTTTTCTTATCACTAACTAAAAACAGGTTTCCttccccatatatatatatatatataaaggtgtttaaaatttcataattgcAGTGTAGATTTTATGAGTGAAGTGATTGACACTCAACTTTGCTGTAGTTTAAAATCGTAATCAATAAAattaactttattaaaaaagtgAATTCCATAAATTTACAGGAGAAATTTCAACTCCGAGAGTTACAAAAGCTTAACATTCCTGAAGTTTAAAGTTTGaacaaaaatgtgtttttcaccACCACAGTTAACTCACATTATACAGCATTTACACCCCCAGTTTTTTTCAACATAGATTCATTTGGAGCGTTTCATGATAGGATCCTGTTTAGCTCTCTTTCTCAGACACTTATGCAGCAGATAAAGAGAGAGCAAGTATGAATTGATTACATTAAACACCAAAATCTTGCAAGCTTCACCTTTTACATGATGTATATTTAGCTACTTGGAACACGCAAGCACACATGCGCATCCAACCACACACATATCCAGTCTGTGAACCAAACTCCTAGTACTGCAGTCAGATcataaaattcaaaagtttTATATTCTATCACGTTTTAGTGACATTAGGGGAACACAGTCAGCTAATGCAGATGTTTTGGTTGGATCTCATTGGATTAAACATGCAACAGCAGCATGAAATGTATTGTATAAAGACAGTATAATGAATACCTTGGTGAGAATAAATCACATGCATCATGCATAAGTCCCATATATGGACAATGTAACACATAAATGCATGCATATTCTGTACATGTGATGATTTAGTTAGAATGATGTTAAAAGACCTTCATTGTCTGCAAAGTTGATATCTGACCATGTATCCACAGCATAGTAGTGGTAACATCACCTATGGGAGTCCATGCACCACCTGCATTTGCTGCTATCACAACAACAGCTCCCAGAAGCCTGTCAATTAAATCTGAATCAGAAAATGGAGACttatcaataaaatcaataattgaaaaagaaaaatttgattaGCAAGGACTTGATCTAAATTTTTCGAGAAGAGATAACATAGCAAGCACACAGCCAGTTTCAATGTAGCAGAGATCTCCTTAAAGCCATTAAGGTCAAGCTATTTGGACATGGCAGCAGATAAAAGTGTCTGAGAAACACAATTATCCTGTTATGATATCGTTATCTGCACTTCAACAGCATCCCCTTAAACATTTTTAGTTAAGATAAGGTTCATGACTATGAAGGCATtaaattctctaaatttttgcaCATTTTATTGTCCTTGATTctggaaagaaataaaaagatgatATACATTTCATAAGTATTTACTTTCAAAGAGCCTTCTACCAGTCATGTCTTCTAAGATTGTGGCTCAGATAAGGAAAGTACACGGTTGGAATATGCAGTGACAAatagaaaacctatctatcaTATTAGAGAACCCCTAGTAGATAAAGATCGAGAATAGGATCTTTAATTCTTTATCTTCCTTGCTGATGTGACAGCAAACTCCACATTCTTCATGATAACCATCTTGTACTTTGGTAAGTATTAAGAGTGTTGGAGCATATCAATATATAAATCATACCCATGCCCATCATTTTAAGCTTTTAGATTAACTATTTGGTTACTATGGTATCAAAGCTAAATTTCCTGGTTGAAGCCTCCTTGCTTTCTGATAATATAAgtaagatacacaaacaaaACAACCCCCCTAGGAAATGTGCTGAGTTAAGAGATCCACCATTAACATATATTCCTGAAATGCATTCTCaagaaaataattacaaaaaagctACATTTGAGAACCAGAGCTCTAAGTTAAACACCCTAATTTCATATAGTTTTTGAGGATGGTACAGGAGAACTGAAACTTGTAATACTGCAGtgaatatttttgtttgaatgaaCTGTTGAAATTCAATACATGACAAGAGACTAATCAAATGCAAAAACTCATGAAGATTTAAATCACATGAGATAAAATAGAGTAATAGTCAGCTCATACTTGCGAAATTCTGATGGAGGTACTAGTTTCCTCAATAAAGAAACCATGACAATGGTAGACGTCAGGTTATCAAGGACTGAACTAAGGAAAAAAGTCACCAAACCAATCTGCAATTTTCATGACTGTGTCAAACTTCATTAACTGATAAGGAAATAAAGTGTAGAAGGAAAAGGCTGATACAGGAAGATTTAGAATCAAATAGACCACTAAGGTCCCTGCAGAGAAATGCATTGGTGGAATAAGACAAGTTATAGctaatttctataaaaattaaaattagaaaattcaatatttaGGAATTTCTTACTGAAAGAGGGACTAAGCATCATAATTACCATAGAAAATTAGCTAATAGTTTCTCTGTATCATTTAACTTAAAGAGAAGAATAGCAATTCCATTTTTTGATGAATCAGCAGGGGAAACAGTTCAGCATCAAGGAACGATGCTGACAAACAATGTTCACTAAGGGACATGGATAACCTACCCCTATATACCAACTAATCCAAGTTATTCGATTGATGTACAATAGATACTGAAGTTTGGACTACAGTGAACAGACAACTTGGTTTGCCCAAGGTTTTTATCAATCtatcctttctttttgtaattttccaAGGCTTTTGTTGACCACCAAACCAAATACCAATACCGTGAGTGATCAAAACCTTGGACCATAGGGAAAAAATGTAGTTTAGATGTCAAGAttaaatttgatatattaaaaCTTCAACATTAGTTAATATGGTTATGTCAGCAAAAATAGAGCACTCACCACCCAGAGGAGAGTCCGCGGCTTTCGGGTGGTTATATTGTCGGTAACCAGCTTAAAACCTTGATGAGCATCAATTATCTCCACAATGGTCATTGcaccaaacaagaaaaatactATTTCACTGACTTCTGCAGATGCATTCGTTAGCTCTGAAACAGCTATATCAGTTGAAGGAGCCTACACAAGTCAAACACCCAAACAAAGtaattaagataaaaaaaaaacaccccaCATTGCAACCAATACGTTTTTAACAGATATAGCCACATCACTGTAGTAAGAGGCATCAAGACCTTGAAGTTTGTATAAAAGGATAAAGAAAGTAGATTGCACTAAAAACATTAGCAGTAACATTAAATACATACAATAAGTTTATTTCAGATGACAACTTACGAGAAAAAGCTATTATTTCACAATACCAAAcatataaaaagtttaaaagaatCATCAGACATAAATATCCTCATCTGTCTTGCTCATGGGGGCTgttgttttgggggggggggggggggaatttttttccatatagATGATTCTATCTAGAGATAAACAATAATACTAAAAATTGTTCCTTATACATATCTATGAATAAAGCATAGACAAGATGGTCCCAATACACACAAAGTAACTacgaaagaagaagaaatagaactGGTATAGGGCCTAGCCAATGCATCCAGCTAGCAAGGTTGGTCTGAATGAAAACTATTTATGAATTAGATTTCCCAAACTAGCATCAATGTATAGATATTCTTAAATGATTTGAATTTGACTGGTAAGAGTAGAAATAATACTTGACTTTAAGGAAGCCTTACCCTAATCtctattacattaaaaaaaataaataaataaaaaagaagaagaagaagaagcccaaAATGCCTTCAGGATTATCGGAGTGTAAACTAgatcaaaaaaaggaaaaaaacaaaacactttGAACTCACAAAGGAGCAACACTTTGAATGTACTGTTTtagggagagggggggggggggggggaattcaATTCAGCACCTGTCATATCTAAAGCTAAAAATTAACAGAAGCAACTTTGATATCTTAATCTCAACACCGAACGAAGTAACAAACTCATCAATTAAACCGATGTTAATGGTGGTCCTAGTGAAATTGATGTTGCACTAATCACAATTTGTCACCTCCACATGCAGTGAAATTTGTAATATTGTTATGTCTATAGCAATGTTGAATTTGCATTACTATGCCGAGGAATTCGGCATTAGAAAAGGATATATCAACTGAAAACAGCCCATAAATGCCTACTTGGATATATGAAGCCTTCCTTGCCACTAAAACTTATATCATAGAAGGAATCATCAACGGGTCATGGCTAGATAATATGTCATTAATTTCAAGTAGTGAGAAAGAATCTTACCCCAATGCTACGCACTGCCCATAAGCTCACGGCCATCAGTAATCCTACTCCACTTTTATTGAAAGCTAAAGATTC encodes:
- the LOC126706794 gene encoding sodium/proton antiporter 1 isoform X1, with protein sequence MASLSISIGTHLSSTCHFKNYSLPQTQNSVPSHHCFGSSLCRTRGPRLLGNGVLARAEDKARGSTSSSSSSSQPRPNSNSENQLEELTQKSGSCDPLCSLDEISSSDFEATYQPKTDLLKALAVIAAAATGAVAINQSWVAANQDVAMALLFGIGYAGIIFEESLAFNKSGVGLLMAVSLWAVRSIGAPSTDIAVSELTNASAEVSEIVFFLFGAMTIVEIIDAHQGFKLVTDNITTRKPRTLLWVIGLVTFFLSSVLDNLTSTIVMVSLLRKLVPPSEFRKLLGAVVVIAANAGGAWTPIGDVTTTMLWIHGQISTLQTMKGLFVPSAVSLAVPLALMSLTSEVNGKGQDSSSVMASEQMAPRGQLVFFVGIGALIFVPVFKALTGLPPFMGILLGLGVLWILTDAIHYGESERQKLKVPQALSRIDTQGVLFFLGILLSVSSLEAAGILRELANYLDAHIPSSEVIAGAIGVVSAIIDNVPLVAATMGMYDLTSFPQDSEFWQLIAYCAGTGGSMLVIGSAAGVAFMGMEKVDFFWYLRKVSGFAFAGYAAGIAAYLAIHNLPISLPTTVAQVHKL
- the LOC126706794 gene encoding sodium/proton antiporter 1 isoform X2, producing MFRNHSIELTQKSGSCDPLCSLDEISSSDFEATYQPKTDLLKALAVIAAAATGAVAINQSWVAANQDVAMALLFGIGYAGIIFEESLAFNKSGVGLLMAVSLWAVRSIGAPSTDIAVSELTNASAEVSEIVFFLFGAMTIVEIIDAHQGFKLVTDNITTRKPRTLLWVIGLVTFFLSSVLDNLTSTIVMVSLLRKLVPPSEFRKLLGAVVVIAANAGGAWTPIGDVTTTMLWIHGQISTLQTMKGLFVPSAVSLAVPLALMSLTSEVNGKGQDSSSVMASEQMAPRGQLVFFVGIGALIFVPVFKALTGLPPFMGILLGLGVLWILTDAIHYGESERQKLKVPQALSRIDTQGVLFFLGILLSVSSLEAAGILRELANYLDAHIPSSEVIAGAIGVVSAIIDNVPLVAATMGMYDLTSFPQDSEFWQLIAYCAGTGGSMLVIGSAAGVAFMGMEKVDFFWYLRKVSGFAFAGYAAGIAAYLAIHNLPISLPTTVAQVHKL